The following coding sequences are from one Gimesia chilikensis window:
- a CDS encoding sulfite exporter TauE/SafE family protein: protein MLDLQTIIPLLATIFVASIAGSGHCVGMCGPLMLLATNRSSETGSRSSLIYESCYHGGRLLGYALLGFVAGSLGWLMESGGQLAGLQQAAALVTGAGMILFGLFSLVTIYRTGNIPHFGTARVGRVFAKFVKRVHQLPHGLRPLSIGLMTACLPCGWLYAFLLLAVSARTPLLGGLTMVAFWLGTIPALSLASLASRWFPRKWNTLGNTLIASLLIISGIFTMGVRAQADMGALHKQLEAPSQTEQLEQLKEQPLPCCRRGDSD, encoded by the coding sequence ATGTTAGACCTGCAGACCATCATTCCACTCCTGGCGACCATCTTCGTCGCCAGCATAGCCGGCAGCGGACATTGTGTCGGCATGTGTGGACCATTGATGCTGCTGGCGACGAATCGCTCTTCAGAGACAGGCTCGCGTTCGTCCCTGATTTACGAAAGCTGCTATCATGGTGGCCGTCTGCTGGGATATGCACTACTGGGGTTCGTAGCAGGCAGCCTGGGCTGGCTGATGGAATCGGGCGGTCAACTGGCTGGTCTGCAACAGGCGGCGGCGCTGGTGACCGGTGCCGGCATGATACTGTTTGGCCTGTTTTCACTGGTGACCATCTACCGTACCGGAAATATTCCCCATTTTGGCACGGCGCGCGTGGGCCGGGTGTTTGCGAAGTTCGTTAAACGCGTGCATCAACTGCCACACGGATTGCGACCGCTTTCCATTGGCTTAATGACGGCCTGCCTCCCCTGTGGCTGGTTGTACGCGTTTCTGCTGCTGGCGGTCAGTGCCCGCACGCCACTACTCGGCGGACTGACGATGGTCGCCTTCTGGCTGGGAACCATTCCGGCGCTGTCGCTCGCCAGTCTGGCCAGTCGCTGGTTTCCACGAAAATGGAACACCCTGGGCAACACATTAATCGCCAGCCTGTTGATTATCAGTGGCATCTTCACGATGGGCGTGCGGGCGCAGGCTGACATGGGAGCGCTACACAAACAGCTGGAAGCGCCTTCTCAGACAGAACAATTAGAGCAGCTCAAGGAGCAGCCGCTCCCCTGTTGCCGACGAGGTGATTCCGATTAA
- a CDS encoding restriction endonuclease, with protein MHNTTLPPAQSERIPLKEALEQSEERLRFFHHELKQQRRRLKELTSKVKSLRLKTSYFNSARTYRASLKQFHIWEPGAWVVVPPALGLATLILIDVITGFRPVSVVVAVLMNFISLVGLLSLSKYPSDAELPQFMEQTKNELAQLSRKVTQTETRIGELQQGLEQELVLNANLVAQNKERERISSARYQCQQLFNENWRAMRSVEFEQYLERVFQLLGYQTQTTNTTGDQGVDLIVEKAGRRIAVQVKGYFHSVSNSAIQQAFTGMRHYNCHACAVVTNSKFTASAIELAESTNCVLIHEDNFREFVFGEIEYV; from the coding sequence ATGCATAACACAACCTTACCTCCCGCTCAGTCAGAACGTATCCCCCTCAAGGAAGCCCTGGAACAATCTGAAGAGCGATTACGCTTTTTTCATCATGAACTCAAACAGCAGCGAAGACGGCTTAAGGAACTCACCTCAAAAGTGAAATCGCTCCGACTGAAAACTTCGTACTTCAATTCCGCCCGCACCTATCGAGCCAGCCTGAAACAATTTCACATCTGGGAGCCCGGCGCATGGGTCGTCGTTCCCCCTGCACTGGGACTGGCGACGCTCATCCTGATTGATGTAATCACGGGGTTTCGACCCGTGAGTGTGGTGGTTGCCGTTCTGATGAATTTCATTTCTCTGGTGGGCCTCCTGTCGTTGTCGAAGTATCCCTCCGACGCTGAACTTCCGCAGTTCATGGAGCAGACGAAAAATGAGTTGGCTCAACTCTCCAGGAAAGTGACTCAGACGGAAACCCGCATCGGGGAGTTGCAACAGGGGCTGGAACAGGAACTGGTACTGAATGCGAATTTAGTCGCGCAAAATAAAGAACGGGAACGAATTTCCTCAGCCAGATATCAGTGCCAGCAGTTATTCAACGAGAACTGGCGTGCGATGCGTAGCGTTGAATTCGAGCAGTACCTGGAGCGTGTTTTTCAGCTGCTGGGTTACCAGACGCAGACTACCAATACCACAGGTGACCAGGGAGTCGACTTAATTGTTGAAAAAGCAGGCCGCAGAATTGCGGTGCAGGTCAAAGGCTACTTTCACAGTGTCAGCAACTCCGCAATCCAGCAGGCCTTCACTGGCATGCGGCATTACAACTGCCATGCCTGTGCCGTGGTTACAAACAGTAAATTCACGGCAAGTGCCATTGAGCTGGCTGAAAGCACGAACTGTGTATTGATCCACGAAGACAACTTTCGGGAGTTCGTGTTTGGGGAAATTGAATATGTGTGA
- a CDS encoding heavy metal translocating P-type ATPase translates to MIPINSPRSQPERTPVIDEIDGNETAQSSGQGICIHCDLPIPTSRQHSSGPEFCCAGCEVAYAILQDMDPRLLEEIAEAKTAGPSELTYEEMDHPRFLELYAHQLDSGLNRIRLHLEGIHCASCVFVIEKLPEFLPGVINARVNLTTATLDCFWNPDAVALSEIARTLDRLGYRPHPAQPNETERLYRLENRKHLIRLGIAGACAGNVMLIAFALYAGMFTGMSAEHLNLFRWTSAGLALVSIFWPGQIFFRGALLALKTRVPHIDLPVALGITIGGIAGLVNSIRGSGEIYFDSLTVLIFLLLVGRYIQFRQQHHALSQLSLLKNITPRHARLVTDTEVLTVPIEVLQAEDEVEVRAGDVIPADGVILSGDSSVDESILTGESRPRRVLTGGEVTAGTLNLTSPLRMQVQSVGEQTRIGRLMNLVELGVSSKLPLIELANRIAGVFVVTVILLSLLCLGLWWSSGAKVAVANAISLLIVTCPCALGLATPLALAVAQGKAAKRSILINSGDAVEKLARPGFLWLDKTGTLTTGEMQVQVWQGDQSRFRDIAALEQQVVHPIATAIQGYIEQQTGGALTDLPTPEETQARPGKGISGTVNGHQLLIGTEALVTSEGCLISPAYQQSIADCRSQGLTTVLIAVDGELEAVCGIGDSLRPDSRATLDHLKAAGWSIGILSGDHEEIVNPIARQLDIDPEFVHASVLPEEKLQIIQQSTPRGLTVMVGDGVNDSAALAAASVGIAVHGGAEASLQVADVYLNRPGLSPLRELIDGARMTNQVIIRNLLISLAYNLLAAGLALGGLINPLIAAVLMPTSSLTVLVLSFMNRSFRETHA, encoded by the coding sequence GTGATTCCGATTAACAGCCCCCGTTCCCAACCTGAACGCACGCCGGTGATCGATGAGATCGACGGCAACGAAACAGCTCAGTCGAGCGGGCAGGGGATCTGCATTCACTGTGATCTGCCAATCCCCACATCGCGACAGCACAGCTCCGGACCGGAATTCTGCTGTGCGGGATGTGAAGTCGCCTATGCGATCCTGCAGGACATGGACCCGCGTCTGCTGGAGGAAATTGCGGAAGCCAAAACAGCGGGACCTTCGGAGCTGACCTACGAGGAGATGGACCACCCCCGGTTCCTGGAGCTTTACGCCCACCAATTGGATTCAGGTCTGAATCGCATCCGGCTGCACCTGGAAGGCATTCATTGTGCATCCTGCGTGTTCGTGATTGAAAAACTCCCCGAGTTCCTGCCTGGCGTGATCAATGCCCGCGTGAATCTCACCACTGCAACACTGGACTGTTTCTGGAATCCGGACGCCGTCGCGCTGTCCGAAATCGCCCGCACGCTGGATCGGCTCGGCTACCGTCCACACCCGGCTCAACCCAACGAAACCGAGCGACTCTATCGCCTGGAAAACCGGAAACACCTGATTCGTCTGGGGATCGCTGGTGCCTGTGCCGGGAATGTGATGCTGATCGCATTCGCCCTTTACGCTGGTATGTTTACCGGCATGTCAGCCGAACACTTGAATCTGTTTCGCTGGACGAGTGCCGGCCTGGCACTGGTTTCGATATTCTGGCCGGGGCAGATCTTTTTCAGAGGCGCTCTGCTCGCGCTCAAGACGCGCGTTCCGCATATTGATTTGCCGGTCGCTCTGGGCATCACCATCGGCGGGATCGCGGGGCTGGTGAATTCGATCCGGGGTAGTGGAGAGATCTATTTTGACTCGCTGACCGTGTTGATTTTTCTGCTGTTGGTTGGCCGCTATATTCAGTTCCGGCAACAACACCATGCGTTGAGCCAGCTCTCGCTCCTGAAAAACATCACGCCTCGCCATGCACGCCTCGTTACCGATACCGAGGTGCTGACAGTCCCCATTGAAGTCCTGCAGGCGGAAGACGAGGTAGAAGTTCGCGCTGGTGATGTGATTCCTGCGGACGGCGTCATTCTCTCCGGCGACTCTTCGGTAGATGAATCGATCCTGACCGGGGAGTCTCGTCCCCGCAGAGTGCTGACCGGCGGAGAGGTAACTGCGGGCACGCTCAACCTGACTTCCCCCTTGCGAATGCAGGTCCAGTCTGTAGGCGAACAGACTCGGATTGGACGCCTGATGAACCTGGTGGAACTGGGTGTCAGTTCCAAACTCCCACTGATCGAACTTGCCAACCGGATTGCCGGTGTGTTCGTGGTTACGGTCATCCTGTTGTCACTGCTTTGCCTGGGGCTGTGGTGGTCGAGCGGGGCGAAAGTAGCCGTTGCGAATGCGATCTCCCTGTTGATTGTCACCTGTCCTTGTGCCCTGGGACTGGCGACTCCACTCGCGCTGGCCGTCGCGCAGGGCAAAGCGGCGAAACGATCGATTCTGATCAATTCCGGAGACGCGGTCGAAAAACTGGCCCGGCCCGGGTTTCTGTGGCTGGATAAAACGGGGACGCTGACTACTGGTGAAATGCAGGTTCAGGTCTGGCAGGGAGATCAGAGCCGGTTCCGCGACATCGCTGCCCTGGAACAGCAGGTTGTCCATCCGATCGCGACGGCGATACAAGGCTACATTGAACAGCAGACCGGAGGTGCGTTGACAGATCTGCCGACTCCTGAGGAAACACAGGCGAGGCCGGGGAAGGGGATCAGCGGTACTGTGAACGGGCATCAGCTGCTGATTGGTACCGAGGCGTTAGTGACTTCGGAAGGTTGTCTCATTTCCCCAGCGTATCAGCAGAGTATTGCTGACTGTCGCAGCCAGGGACTGACAACCGTGTTGATTGCCGTCGATGGAGAACTGGAGGCGGTCTGTGGGATCGGCGACAGCTTGCGTCCCGATTCGCGTGCCACGCTGGATCACCTGAAGGCGGCCGGCTGGTCGATCGGGATTCTCTCGGGCGACCATGAGGAGATTGTGAATCCGATCGCCCGGCAGCTCGACATCGATCCTGAGTTCGTGCACGCGAGTGTTCTGCCGGAAGAGAAGCTGCAGATCATTCAGCAGTCCACGCCCCGGGGACTGACCGTCATGGTGGGTGATGGCGTCAACGACAGTGCCGCCCTGGCAGCCGCATCAGTGGGAATAGCAGTACATGGAGGAGCCGAAGCCAGCCTGCAGGTCGCTGACGTTTATCTCAATCGTCCCGGCTTGAGTCCGCTGCGGGAGTTGATCGATGGGGCCCGGATGACGAACCAGGTTATCATACGGAACCTCTTGATCTCGCTGGCCTATAATCTACTGGCTGCGGGACTTGCGCTGGGTGGGTTGATCAATCCGCTGATCGCGGCGGTGCTGATGCCCACCAGTTCGTTGACGGTGCTGGTTCTATCGTTCATGAACCGTTCTTTCCGGGAGACGCATGCATGA
- a CDS encoding FixH family protein — MSDSRPVTNEPGNIENDESAETLARWKWGGVILGFLGLQIVLSGVAVFLATSDPSNVIVEGYYEQALSWDQQRERQAASDALGWTTRLDLGKPQGLMGERLLTIQLAGPDGKPVSGCQLSGEIFHHARGGDVFKLHFKEQGPGNYTAVAPLQRSGLWELSLKTAGDTRHFQEKKQFRLKDSGEFQAVATTPANNQRNHQL, encoded by the coding sequence ATGTCAGATTCTCGGCCCGTAACCAACGAACCCGGAAACATTGAGAATGACGAGTCCGCAGAAACGCTGGCCCGCTGGAAGTGGGGAGGCGTTATCCTGGGTTTCCTCGGTCTGCAGATCGTGCTCTCGGGCGTTGCCGTGTTTCTGGCGACCAGCGATCCCTCGAATGTGATTGTCGAGGGTTACTACGAACAGGCCCTCTCCTGGGATCAACAGCGGGAACGACAGGCAGCCAGTGATGCCCTGGGTTGGACGACGCGTCTTGACCTGGGCAAACCACAGGGACTGATGGGCGAACGGCTGCTGACCATCCAGCTGGCAGGACCAGACGGCAAGCCGGTCAGCGGCTGTCAGTTGAGTGGAGAGATTTTTCACCACGCACGTGGCGGCGATGTCTTCAAGCTCCATTTTAAAGAACAGGGGCCCGGCAACTACACGGCCGTCGCGCCGCTGCAGCGTTCCGGACTGTGGGAACTCTCATTGAAGACCGCCGGGGATACTCGTCATTTCCAGGAGAAGAAACAGTTTCGGCTGAAAGATTCGGGAGAATTTCAGGCCGTAGCAACTACGCCTGCCAACAACCAAAGAAATCACCAACTTTAA
- the ccoG gene encoding cytochrome c oxidase accessory protein CcoG, protein MSDQVLEPEEHVLSTLEKDGSRRWMYPRLFKGKFWNRRRIVGYFLIVLFIVLPHLQVNSRPAIFLNITRREFTIFGFTFLPTDTLLLAFFMISVFLSIFLLTALFGRVWCGWACPQTIYLEFVYRPIERLFCGTTGHGGKPRKSVPLIRRVMMYGAYLIISMILAHTFLAYFVSVSELQHWVRQSPFTHPTGFLVMTSTVVLMMFNFSFFREQLCTIACPYGRFQSVLLDRRSLIVSYDPQRGEPRGKISKTDPTPKGDCIDCGQCVQACPTGIDIRDGLQMECLHCTQCMDACDEIMVKVDRPLGLVRYSCQDEIDGQPTKKLRPRVIIYPLLLLLSVSAFTITLLNKKSFDITIMRNYGNPFIVTEDDQVENNLQLKLVNRTDQPDEYTIKVLDAPDVTMELIGSPDLKARETKTIPMLVSAPRKSFVAGLREVELSIQSQNQADERRVTCQILGP, encoded by the coding sequence ATGAGTGACCAAGTCCTGGAACCTGAAGAACACGTTTTATCCACGCTGGAGAAAGACGGTTCACGTCGCTGGATGTATCCCCGCCTGTTCAAAGGGAAATTCTGGAATCGGCGGCGGATTGTCGGCTACTTTCTGATCGTGCTGTTCATTGTCCTGCCTCACCTGCAGGTCAATTCGCGGCCGGCGATCTTTCTGAATATCACCCGGCGGGAATTTACCATTTTCGGATTTACGTTTTTGCCGACAGATACGTTATTGCTTGCGTTTTTCATGATCTCGGTCTTCCTGTCGATCTTTCTGTTGACCGCACTGTTTGGCCGGGTGTGGTGTGGCTGGGCCTGTCCCCAGACGATTTACCTGGAATTCGTTTACCGTCCCATCGAACGCCTGTTCTGTGGCACCACCGGTCATGGCGGCAAGCCCCGGAAATCGGTCCCGCTGATCCGGCGGGTGATGATGTATGGTGCGTACCTGATTATCTCCATGATATTAGCGCATACGTTCCTGGCTTACTTCGTCAGTGTGAGTGAGCTGCAGCACTGGGTGCGACAGTCGCCATTCACGCATCCGACCGGGTTCCTGGTGATGACTTCTACGGTCGTGCTGATGATGTTCAACTTCTCATTTTTCCGCGAACAGCTCTGCACCATCGCCTGTCCCTACGGGCGTTTTCAATCGGTGCTGCTGGACCGACGTTCGCTGATTGTCAGTTACGATCCCCAGCGAGGCGAACCTCGAGGCAAGATCAGTAAAACGGATCCGACGCCCAAGGGGGACTGCATCGACTGTGGTCAGTGTGTGCAGGCCTGTCCTACCGGCATTGATATTCGTGATGGCCTGCAGATGGAATGTCTGCACTGCACGCAGTGTATGGATGCCTGTGACGAAATCATGGTCAAAGTCGATCGCCCGCTGGGCCTGGTCCGCTATTCCTGCCAGGATGAAATCGACGGCCAGCCAACGAAGAAACTGCGGCCACGTGTGATCATCTATCCCTTACTGCTGCTGTTGTCGGTTTCTGCATTTACCATCACGCTGTTGAACAAAAAATCGTTCGATATCACGATCATGCGTAATTATGGCAATCCATTTATCGTAACCGAAGACGACCAGGTTGAAAACAATCTGCAGTTGAAGCTGGTCAACCGGACCGATCAGCCGGATGAATACACAATCAAAGTACTCGATGCCCCTGATGTTACCATGGAACTGATCGGCTCTCCCGATCTCAAAGCCCGGGAAACCAAGACGATCCCCATGCTGGTATCGGCGCCGCGCAAATCGTTTGTCGCAGGCTTGCGGGAAGTTGAGCTCTCGATTCAGTCACAAAACCAGGCAGATGAAAGGAGGGTCACATGTCAGATTCTCGGCCCGTAA
- a CDS encoding bifunctional SulP family inorganic anion transporter/carbonic anhydrase, translating to MYETATLGYRLRRDMTASLVIFLAALPLCLGIALASNAPLISGLISGIIGGIVVGSLSHSQTSVSGPAAGLTAVVATQIALLGSFEAFLLAVALGGLLQVIAGLCRAGFISMFIPSGVVKGMLTGIGLLLILKQLPYLIGHDGLQTNGSLSAAPQNLGLYQSLVSLSDLDWHAGATVIGLLSVLQLILWDRIPVLKRSAIPGPLISVVLGVAISQLWFSGLGAAWRIPNPQLVQVPVFNNPAEYGAILVFPDFSLLTDSKVYIAALTIAIVASLETLLNLEAVDRLDPQQRHSPRSRELFAQGVGNITAGLTGGLPVTSVIVRSSLNINSGGQTKLSAILNGGLLLGCFLLIPQVLNLIPLACLAGILLVTGYKLASPALIRQMYQAGRYQFIPYSCTACFIVVTDILTGILLGLATSISFILYSNMRCPLHRVLEKHVGGDVLRIELANQVSFFNRAAIERALLEVPRDGFVVIDGRKTDFIDPDVLSLLRDFQNITAPARGIRVSLQGFRERYDPAGEIQTIDYSQTELRGQLTPDDVLRLLLEGNQRFRAGVLTRGESQQNSAGEPYAQNSFVTILSCIDCYMPVESIFDLRPDNVCSVQVAGNVIDTEVVNNLEYGCILSGTPLLLVLGHTRCGAIRASLEQQQPGLPEDRGNHQHLNQVVNLISESIQEETDSKAPVDSPEQNSLSTTQVSHRNVLRAVAAILASSDQIRERVQAGSLGVVGAVYHDDTGVVELLKEELPQG from the coding sequence ATGTATGAGACTGCTACACTGGGATATCGCCTGCGACGCGATATGACCGCCAGCCTGGTGATTTTCCTCGCCGCCCTGCCCCTCTGTCTGGGGATCGCCCTCGCCTCGAATGCACCCCTGATTTCCGGACTGATCTCGGGCATCATCGGCGGAATCGTGGTCGGCTCACTGAGTCATTCGCAGACCAGCGTCAGTGGACCGGCGGCGGGACTGACAGCGGTCGTCGCTACACAGATCGCCCTGCTCGGCTCCTTCGAAGCCTTTCTGCTGGCGGTTGCCTTGGGAGGATTGTTGCAGGTGATCGCCGGCCTTTGTCGTGCCGGCTTCATCTCGATGTTCATTCCCTCCGGCGTCGTGAAAGGGATGCTGACCGGGATCGGCCTGCTGCTAATCCTCAAACAGCTGCCTTACCTGATCGGTCACGACGGTCTGCAGACAAACGGTTCACTGAGCGCTGCTCCACAAAACCTGGGACTCTATCAGAGCCTGGTCTCGCTCTCCGACCTCGACTGGCACGCCGGCGCGACTGTGATTGGGCTCCTCTCAGTGCTGCAGCTGATCCTCTGGGATCGCATTCCTGTCCTCAAACGGTCCGCCATCCCCGGTCCGCTGATCTCCGTCGTCCTGGGAGTCGCCATCAGCCAGCTCTGGTTCAGTGGGCTGGGCGCCGCCTGGCGGATTCCGAACCCGCAACTGGTCCAGGTGCCGGTCTTCAACAACCCCGCGGAATACGGGGCGATCCTCGTCTTCCCCGACTTTTCGCTGCTCACCGACAGCAAGGTCTACATCGCGGCACTCACGATCGCGATTGTCGCCTCGCTGGAGACACTGCTCAACCTGGAAGCCGTGGACCGCCTCGATCCCCAGCAGCGGCACTCCCCCCGCAGCCGGGAACTGTTCGCCCAGGGGGTCGGCAATATCACCGCGGGACTGACCGGCGGGCTCCCCGTCACATCGGTCATCGTCCGCAGTTCGTTGAACATCAACTCGGGCGGCCAGACGAAACTCTCAGCGATCCTGAACGGCGGGCTGTTGCTGGGCTGTTTCCTGCTGATCCCCCAGGTGTTGAACCTGATTCCGCTCGCCTGCCTGGCTGGAATTCTGCTGGTCACCGGCTACAAGCTGGCCAGCCCGGCACTGATCCGACAGATGTACCAGGCCGGTCGCTATCAGTTCATCCCCTACTCCTGCACCGCCTGCTTCATCGTGGTGACCGATATCCTCACCGGTATCCTGCTGGGGCTGGCGACCAGTATCAGCTTCATCCTCTACAGCAACATGCGTTGCCCGCTGCACCGTGTCCTCGAGAAGCATGTCGGCGGCGATGTGTTACGCATCGAACTGGCGAACCAGGTCAGCTTCTTCAACCGGGCCGCCATCGAACGCGCCCTGCTCGAAGTCCCTCGCGACGGCTTCGTGGTCATCGATGGTCGGAAGACCGACTTTATTGACCCGGACGTCCTCAGCCTCTTACGCGATTTCCAGAACATCACCGCCCCTGCGCGGGGCATTCGCGTGAGTCTGCAGGGATTCCGCGAACGCTACGACCCGGCCGGCGAAATTCAGACGATCGATTATTCCCAGACGGAACTCCGTGGCCAGCTCACTCCCGATGATGTCTTGCGCCTGCTGCTGGAAGGCAATCAGCGATTCCGCGCCGGTGTACTCACCCGCGGAGAATCACAACAGAATTCAGCGGGAGAACCCTACGCTCAGAACTCTTTCGTGACGATCCTGAGTTGTATCGACTGCTATATGCCGGTGGAGTCCATCTTCGATCTGCGGCCCGACAATGTCTGCAGCGTGCAGGTCGCCGGTAACGTGATTGATACGGAAGTCGTCAATAACCTCGAATACGGCTGCATTCTCTCCGGCACCCCGCTGCTACTGGTTCTGGGACACACCCGCTGTGGTGCCATCCGGGCCTCGCTGGAACAGCAGCAACCTGGACTCCCGGAAGACAGAGGCAATCACCAGCACCTGAACCAGGTTGTCAATCTGATATCAGAGTCGATCCAGGAAGAGACTGACAGCAAAGCACCAGTAGATTCCCCGGAGCAGAATTCACTCTCCACCACACAGGTCAGTCACCGGAATGTCCTGCGGGCCGTCGCAGCCATCCTGGCTTCCAGCGACCAGATCCGCGAACGCGTCCAGGCCGGCTCGCTGGGAGTCGTTGGAGCCGTCTATCACGACGACACCGGCGTTGTCGAACTCCTGAAGGAAGAACTTCCCCAGGGCTGA
- the ccoS gene encoding cbb3-type cytochrome oxidase assembly protein CcoS codes for MSVLYIALPVAILLALAAVIAFVWTVSRGQYDDLDTPALRMLEDDERRRPRHRPATKNETSLREEADHPDDSRQQ; via the coding sequence ATGAGCGTATTGTATATCGCACTCCCGGTTGCCATTCTGCTTGCCCTGGCGGCTGTCATCGCGTTTGTCTGGACGGTGTCGCGAGGTCAATACGATGACCTCGACACGCCGGCGCTCCGCATGCTGGAAGACGACGAGCGGCGCCGCCCGCGTCACAGGCCTGCTACCAAGAATGAAACATCACTTCGAGAAGAAGCGGATCACCCAGACGATTCCCGTCAGCAATAA
- a CDS encoding DUF2905 domain-containing protein translates to MSNHPACILIGAGLFIAAIGLFWLLGPSLPWIGKLPGDIAVERENVRFYFPLTTCILLSLLLTGIVWVIRFFSK, encoded by the coding sequence ATGAGCAATCACCCCGCGTGTATATTAATTGGAGCTGGACTCTTCATCGCCGCCATTGGTCTGTTCTGGCTGCTCGGACCCTCGCTGCCCTGGATCGGAAAACTGCCCGGCGATATCGCGGTTGAACGGGAAAACGTGCGCTTCTATTTTCCGTTGACGACCTGCATCCTGCTCAGCTTATTGCTGACGGGAATCGTCTGGGTGATCCGCTTCTTCTCGAAGTGA
- a CDS encoding KAP family P-loop NTPase fold protein gives MKYKLSTIEVSPESPFDNDALNRQPSAEAILSLINQLDAPFVLGIDSPWGTGKTTFVKMLKSVFEKDGFRCLYFNAWETDFSDDPLISFVGEFKNLILSVESQDTNPTYNKVKRITSTLVKRGVPLVARIATHGLLDLDSGAEKALADTASESAVNLVDAYLEEKELLQQFRSDLLDFVSQKDDEQKETIVIFVDELDRCRPTYAIELLERIKHLFNIEKIVFVLSLDKSQLGISLGAVYGQGMNSDEYLRRFIDLEFSLPLIQPNVFTKHLVEKFNFKKTLKNNSEVRRVIEVFTTLSDLFNLTLRTREQCFTRMAVSFSLKKEKDDFAGPIIALLTIIKVGNLEWYNSYLSGNMTARNLFEKLQEIDSQNELRFSSIGAYIFAILSYTKNPKRSTLSNDYTQYKHKISNKTNEEIKNSSESEFAKSFINAYDGLRNSTRNWNLNDIRGRIELASRFN, from the coding sequence ATGAAATATAAACTTTCAACAATTGAGGTTAGTCCTGAATCACCATTTGATAACGATGCATTAAATCGGCAACCATCAGCAGAAGCAATTTTGTCACTTATCAATCAATTAGACGCACCATTTGTGTTAGGTATAGATTCACCTTGGGGAACAGGAAAAACAACCTTTGTCAAAATGTTAAAGTCTGTCTTTGAGAAAGACGGATTTCGTTGTCTCTATTTCAATGCATGGGAAACAGATTTTTCTGATGATCCTTTGATTTCATTTGTTGGCGAATTCAAGAATTTAATCCTATCTGTGGAATCACAAGACACTAATCCCACTTACAATAAAGTCAAACGAATCACATCTACCCTCGTCAAAAGAGGAGTTCCATTAGTAGCAAGAATTGCCACGCATGGACTCTTAGATTTGGATTCAGGAGCAGAAAAGGCACTCGCAGATACTGCTTCTGAATCAGCAGTAAATCTAGTTGATGCTTATCTTGAAGAGAAAGAATTGCTGCAACAGTTTCGCTCAGATTTACTGGACTTCGTATCTCAGAAAGATGATGAGCAAAAAGAAACCATCGTAATCTTTGTTGATGAGTTAGATCGTTGCAGGCCGACATATGCGATTGAATTGTTAGAAAGAATCAAACACTTATTTAATATTGAAAAGATTGTATTTGTTCTTTCTTTAGATAAATCACAGCTAGGAATAAGTTTGGGAGCAGTCTACGGTCAGGGCATGAATTCTGATGAATATCTAAGGCGATTCATCGATTTAGAATTTTCATTACCGCTAATACAGCCTAATGTTTTCACAAAGCATTTAGTTGAAAAGTTCAACTTCAAAAAGACACTTAAAAACAATTCAGAAGTAAGACGAGTCATAGAAGTTTTTACGACCTTATCGGACTTGTTCAACTTAACTTTAAGAACGAGAGAACAATGTTTTACACGTATGGCAGTTTCTTTTTCACTTAAAAAAGAGAAGGATGATTTTGCAGGTCCAATAATCGCACTACTCACGATTATTAAGGTCGGCAATTTGGAATGGTATAATAGTTATCTTTCTGGAAACATGACTGCTCGAAATTTATTCGAAAAGCTACAAGAAATTGACTCTCAGAATGAGCTAAGATTCAGCTCTATAGGTGCATATATTTTTGCCATTTTGAGCTATACTAAAAACCCAAAACGTTCAACGCTTAGTAATGATTACACACAATACAAACACAAAATAAGTAACAAAACGAATGAAGAAATAAAGAACTCATCTGAATCAGAATTTGCGAAGTCCTTTATTAATGCATATGATGGATTACGAAACTCAACAAGGAATTGGAATCTAAATGATATCAGAGGAAGAATTGAATTAGCTTCTCGGTTCAATTAA